Proteins from a genomic interval of Indicator indicator isolate 239-I01 chromosome 1, UM_Iind_1.1, whole genome shotgun sequence:
- the RPS3 gene encoding 40S ribosomal protein S3, protein MAVQISKKRKFVADGIFKAELNEFLTRELAEDGYSGVEVRVTPTRTEIIILATRTQNVLGEKGRRIRELTAVVQKRFGFPEGSVELYAEKVATRGLCAIAQAESLRYKLLGGLAVRRACYGVLRFIMESGAKGCEVVVSGKLRGQRAKSMKFVDGLMIHSGDPVNYYVDTAVRHVLLRQGVLGIKVKIMLPWDPSGKIGPKKPLPDHVSIVEPKEEILPTTPISEQKGGKPEQPAMPQPVPTA, encoded by the exons ATGGCGGTGCAGATCTCCAAGAAGCGCAAG TTTGTCGCTGATGGCATCTTCAAAGCTGAGCTGAATGAGTTTCTGACTCGTGAACTGGCTGAAGATGGCTACTCCGGAGTAGAAGTCCGAGTCACTCCAACCAGGACTGAGATTATCATCCTGGCCACCAG AACTCAGAACGTGCTGGGCGAGAAGGGGCGACGCATCCGGGAGCTCACGGCGGTCGTGCAGAAGAGGTTTGGCTTCCCTGAGGGAAGCGTGGAG cTCTATGCCGAGAAGGTGGCCACGAGAGGCCTGTGTGCCATCGCCCAGGCAGAGTCCCTGCGCTACAAGCTGCTGGGAGGCTTAGCGGTGCGCCG GGCCTGCTATGGTGTCCTCCGTTTCATCATGGAGAGTGGTGCCAAGGGCTGTGAGGTGGTTGTGTCTGGCAAGCTCAGAGGCCAGCGTGCCAAGTCCATGAAGTTTGTGGATGGTTTGATGATCCACAGTGGAGACCCAGTCAACTACTACGTCGACACAGCCGTGCGTCACGTCCTTCTCCGGCAGG GAGTGCTGGGGATCAAAGTAAAGATTATGTTGCCTTGGGACCCAAGTGGCAAGATTGGCCCCAAAAAGCCTCTTCCAGACCACGTCAGCATTGTGGAACCCAAAGAAGAGATCTTGCCCACCACTCCCATTTCAGAGCAGAAAGGTGGCAAACCAGAACAGCCAGCCATGCCTCAACCAGTTCCAACTGCCTGA